In Helianthus annuus cultivar XRQ/B chromosome 8, HanXRQr2.0-SUNRISE, whole genome shotgun sequence, a single genomic region encodes these proteins:
- the LOC110887659 gene encoding uncharacterized protein LOC110887659 translates to MADASNVNDDDDTARQEVFYNKVTEVAEGVMQANLPRLAQEVESQVLGVVDAMMTSKIEELIEGSKSKSKERRCTYKDFMACNPATYDGKIDPIACQRWISNIEAVFIRSRCDNEDKVMFVTGQLTLQAKDWWDAHSKEIGEDRLQIMTWQEFKEPFMRYHCPQSAIDKIQEDFLRPRQKNESVNEISNAFMDKMKFCGDFVTTERMKINRFYGVLKAEIREFITPSKCETLDELINLARDREIEIKRQEERGEKRPSERGASSNPSKKGKFQDQGRKDKSKGGITPCKTCGKLHTGECLLGKKGCYKCGKEGYSSYQCPNNPKTCFNCFERGQIKSECPKLQQESKKEDKKQEGSRAKGRMFQITSEEAKSHPNVVSGIFLLNSIPVYVLFDTGATMSFISNEIVQHPSFKVNECRCP, encoded by the coding sequence ATGGCTGATGCAAGCAacgttaatgatgatgatgatactgCTCGTCAAGAAGTATTTTACAATAAAGTCACAGAAGTGGCAGAAGGGGTTATGCAAGCTAATCTTCCACGATTAGCTCAAGAAGTAGAAAGTCAGGTGTTGGGAGTTGTGGATGCCATGATGACAAGCAAGATTGAAGAACTGATAGAGGGATCTAAAAGTAAAAGCAAAGAACGACGGTGCACGTATAAAGATTTCATGGCGTGCAATCCCGCAACGTATGATGGTAAAATCGACCCGATCGCATGCCAAAGATGGATTTCAAATATAGAAGCAGTATTTATTCGAAGCCGTTGTGATAATGAAGATAAGGTGATGTTCGTTACTGGCCAACTCACTCTTCaggcgaaagattggtgggatgcgcACAGTAAGGAAATAGGCGAGGATAGACTTCAAATTATGACTTGGCAAGAGTTCAAGGAGCCCTTCATGAGATATCATTGTCCTCAGTCGGCTATTGACAAGATTCAGGAGGATTTCTTACGCCCCCGGCAGAAAAATGAGTCAGTAAACGAGATATCAAATGCTttcatggataagatgaagttctgtggGGATTTTGTAACTACCGAAAGAATGAAGATCAATCGTTTCTATGGCGTGTTAAAGGCAGAAATTAGAGAGTTCATCACTCCCTCAAAATGTGAAACCCTTGATGAGCTTATTAATTTAGCACGGGATAGAGAGATTGAAATTAAAAGGCAAGAAGAGCGAGGTGAAAAGAGACCAAGTGAAAGGGGTGCAAGTTCTAATCCATCTAAAAAGGGGAAGTTTCAAGATCAAGGAAGGAAGGATAAGTCGAAAGGTGGAATTACTCCTTGCAAGACTTGTGGAAAACTCCATACTGGAGAGTGTTTGTTGGGCAAAAAGGGGTGCTACAAATGCGGTAAGGAGGGGTATTCATCTTATCAATGCCCGAACAACCCGAAGACTTGTTTCAATTGTTTTGAAAGGGGGCAAATCAAATCAGAATGCCCAAAACTTCAGCAAGAATCGAAAAAGGaagataagaagcaagagggttCAAGGGCTAAGGGAAGGATGTTTCAAATCACGTCCGAAGAAGCCAAGTCCCATCcgaatgtggtctcaggtatatttctATTAAACTCCATACCGGTTTATGTCTTATTTGATACCGGAGCCACTATGTCATTTATCTCAAATGAAATTGTACAACATCCTTCCTTTAAAGTTAACGAATGTcgatgcccttag